The genomic DNA CGAGCGCGCCAAAGCTTTGATGAATTTGGATCGAACCGTGGTCGAGAAAGTCGACGCCCTGAAGGCCAAAGGGCTCACCAGTCCGTATCTCAAAAGCTTCGTCGTCGCGCGCATCAATCCACTGCGTTTCCGACCCAAAGAAGCCGCGCCATTGGGTTTTGACGAAGTGCTCGAACGCATGCAAAGCGCGGCAGCGAAGCTCAACGTCGACAAGGTAAAAGTCGAAGATTTAGCGAAATCCGGCGGCGCGCCGGAGGACTAATTATTGCCGGCAATTTTGCCGATAACGTGAGCATGAAGACACTTCTAGCCTTGCTCGCACTCCTAACGATTCTGCCGTCGGCAGGCCATGGCCAGCAGCAAGGTTGGTTTCACTACGATCCTTCGGTTAGTCGGATCCAAGGCAACCTGATTCAAGTCACCAAATACGGCAAGCCCACCTACGGCAGCGAGCCCGAAACCGATGAAAAGGTTGAGGTGCCAATTTTGGTGCTGCCGACGCCGATTCGGGTGCGCACCAACCCCGAGAGGCGCGACGCGCTTGAGCCCATGACCAACGTCAGTTTCGTCCAGTTGATCTTCCCGGACGACCCTGCGGGCAACCTAAAAAAATATCTCGACCAAACCATCGTCGTTTCCGGCACCCTCGCGCTCGGCAGACGCGGCGGACACTTCACAGACGTCGTGATGACGGTCAAAGTGGTCAATCCGACGGGGAAACCGCTTTAACCGCTGCAGGAACAATGCTCACTTGGGATAGGTCGGCACCATCTCGGGCCGATACGTCCACTGCATTCTCCCGTAAGAAGCAGCGAAACTCTCACCACGAAGACGCCAAGGACACGAAGCTCGGAGACAATTTTTTGATTCTCTTCCCTTACCTTCGTGATCTTCGTGTCCTTCGTGGTGACAATTTCCTCCCCCAGTTTTGCGTCTTTTGCGCTTTTTGCGGTTAAGCCTCTTATCCAATTCGGTTGCGGCTGCCGCGCTGGGTTCTTCGTGTTTGCGTGGTGCAACTGTTTCTCTGCTACGGCTTCCACCCTTTCGCCTGCAACTCCGTGCCTACTTTCCGCGCCATCGAAAAATCGAAAATTTCCCCATCCG from Deltaproteobacteria bacterium includes the following:
- a CDS encoding DUF4431 domain-containing protein, whose product is MKTLLALLALLTILPSAGHGQQQGWFHYDPSVSRIQGNLIQVTKYGKPTYGSEPETDEKVEVPILVLPTPIRVRTNPERRDALEPMTNVSFVQLIFPDDPAGNLKKYLDQTIVVSGTLALGRRGGHFTDVVMTVKVVNPTGKPL